GAAAAGAGAGTTTCAGCAATTTTGGAATGTGATTCGGGAATAGTTGATCAAAAAAATTACAATCTCTTTGGATTCGGTTCAATAGTAGTAAGAACTAATGATTCCACATATCTTTTTTGTGATTCTTTAAGATGGGATAACCAAAGGCAAATGATTTTTACTAATTCCTTTGTCCGTTTCCGAAATGAAAGTGGTGAAATTGAAGGAATTGGCTTAGAAAGTGATGCTGCTTTATCAAAAGTAAAAATTTTAAAAGAGGTTACCGGAAAAGCCAAATGATAGTATTAATTTTTTTTCTTCTTAATTTTCAGTTGAAAGCACCCACCACAGAATTTGTTGAACGGGGTGGAAAAAGAATTACTCTTTTCCCTTTGGGAATTGAAATTTATGAGGAAGAAATAAAGATTTTTGCGAATTATGCCGAATTTGATCCGGCAACAAGAATTCTTTTCTTAAGGGATTCGGTTAAAATCT
This genomic window from candidate division WOR-3 bacterium contains:
- the lptC gene encoding LPS export ABC transporter periplasmic protein LptC; translation: MGKIKIIFLWVILIVLSCEKREEEISEKKRLPSQITINFELLESATGKQLFKLFAQKALLFEEEKRIYIYKPIVYFFDEEKRVSAILECDSGIVDQKNYNLFGFGSIVVRTNDSTYLFCDSLRWDNQRQMIFTNSFVRFRNESGEIEGIGLESDAALSKVKILKEVTGKAK